TGCCTTGACACCGCAAGGTACGTTTTCTCCACTAGTAGAACAAGTCACTTCATCAGCCGGACAGTGTTCCATCTCACCCATTTCTATAAAATATACGCTTTCACCTTTGTGTTGACTATGAGGAGTTTTGGCATGCAGATATGAATGCATTCGAATGGAAAATCAATTGGCTAAAATCGGGCGCGTACTCACTGGTTACTGATGGCCAAGGCTCACCAGAGCACGCTATCGTGAAAGAGGCACCAAGCTATGCACAAAGTTCAATCCAGCCGAAGAAGCTACTCATTGCACCAACCATTAATGTCGGCTTTGAAGTAGGGCAACCGGCTCGCTTGTGCTACAACATGAATCACTGGTAGAGATTCTCAACCACGTGGCCAAAGGAGGCAAAACAGGCATGATCATGTGGGATCTGTTTAAAGATGCACGCTTTGATCAAGACAACTGGCAAACGAGTTGGGCAACCCCTCAAGAGGTTCTCAAGCGCTCTTGCGAAATCATGGAGCTAAGTGGAGATGGGTATGATTGCGATACGCAGATTTTAACACCGCCGCTGCAACACTAATCAATTATTAGCTATCTATCTGCTGTACGAAAAGTACTCTACGAAAAATGTCTTAGGTCAAAGTGCCTAAGACATTTTTATTTCAGACATTCAATTTCACGCCCATCCTTTTCAGCTTGGCTCTGCTTCAACTAAAAAGGGGTTCAAACCAGGGCGTCCGCATGAATGGTTAGAATTTAGTCATTGACTTAAATCCAGCAACTAAGACTTGCTCCAAGAAGCCGGGGTTCATCATGCAACGTTTCTGCTTCATTGGCACACTAATTTTGCTTGGCTCAGCTCTTAGCATGTTAAGTGCCATGTGTCTTAAACCTGCCAAATTTTCAGCCGCGTTTTGTCGGTAAATCTGACAAGCGTCTTCTCGCATGCTCACATCTAAAATCCAGTGCATTGACTCTATGCCCCAGTGGGCTCGAATGGCATTTCCTGCCTGCTCCGCGGTCAGGTCTGCTGAACTTATGTAGTAGCGGTACTCCAACTTTGGCGCTTTACCTTTGGCTACTCGGTAATTTTCAACCATGACAATACTGGTGAGTCCGCTCCACGTTGAGAAGTCACCCTCTAACTCACTAGCCTTGAGTACATGGCAAGTACGTGCTTCAACGCGGCCTTTTTGTTTCTCGATTTGATAGGTGGTTTTGTCAATTGGGGCATGGCGGTGTGGGGCGAAGGCTGTCTGTATGGCTGCCGACAACTTGCCTTGATTCCCCTTTACTGCCAACAAGTAATCACCGCCCTTGCTAGTGATCGCCTTGGCAATCTTGGTCTGGCAGGCCATCGCATCAATCGTCACGATAGCTCCTCGCAAGTCGAGCATCTTAATAAGCTCTGGAATCGCGGTAATTTCATTGCTTTTATTGTTGGTTTTGAGTTGACCCAGTACCATTTGGTTAGCACTTGCATAGGCGCTCACCATATGGATGGTGCTTTGCCTGTCGTCTCTATCGTAGGAGCCGCGCAAAGTCTTGCCATCAATGGCAACCACCTCACCAAACGTCATGGTATGTACCGCATTCATCCAACCCAGGAAGCAGTCGCGAAACTCGGCAGGATCAATATTTGCAATCAAACGAGCAAAGGTATCGTCGACAGGCACACCGTTTTCAAACAGCCCCTGTTTAAGAAACCACTCATGGTGGCCAAGAACATATTCACGAATGTCCGTCCAGCCTTGACCTCCGGCTATCACGGCACAGATAGACCCAAACAAAATATCAAACAGAGGATAATCAACTTTTGCACTTTGCCGTTTGTCACGGATGATACTGAAATGCGCTTTGATGGTATTAATATTCATGGTCGCTCCCCAAAAGAAGAGCATAAGATCACAGACCGTGCTTCAGGTCAAATTTAACCTTGCGTTGTACAAGAAATGTTCATGATCTTGCCCTGGGGTTCAAACTAAAAAGGGTTTCAAACTAAAAGGAGCTTAGTCAACACTGGTTAGCTGGTAGTCAAACACCAACACACCAACATTGTCACTACCGTCCGGGTTTTTCTTTACTTTGAGAAAAGGCCCGACAAACTCCTTAAATGCCTGATGCATAGGGTCGTAGAATTTAGGGTCACTAATCGCAGGCTGACCAACGTAGTAATTCAAATCCCCTTGAGATAAAAAACTCACAATAAATGAGACATCGTACCCTTTTCCTACTCCTTCCCGACTAATATTACCATGTCCAACTTCGATGTTATGAATATATAGTTTTCCATAACGAGTACTATTACGCAACTCTAAAAATCGATGGATAATCTCTTCTCGCTGTGATTCGGTCACACTATCTTTTAGATCAAAAAAAACCACATGCCGAGTTAGCGCTGTTTTGTATTCAGGATCCGTTGTTTCCGCATACTTTTCTTTCTCAATCATTTGCGGATGGCTGGAAAATTCCGCATCATTATTGACATCTATTATATGAGCAGAAACACTAAACGGCAGAATTAGTGCCAGCAATAGATATTTCATATTCACCTCAATATATTTAAAAAATAACAAATAGCACCCGTAATTATTATATTAACTGAAATCAGTCAAGATAATACAGTAGAGGCAAAGTTTCGGATTATCCAGATAAGAATAAAATCAACTTGAACAATATCAATAAACACGCTCTGTTCCACTCGAGAATGAAACCGTTGGCACGATAAATGACTTGTCTTCAATGAAACAGCGCGCTCAATGAGAATATTGATTCTGTCTATGAAAAAATATTGTCCATATCCACCAGTCGACTGGCGGATATGGGCCTGACTTTAATATACCATCATGAACTTAGTGACATGCGGCTGGGCCGATATTTACCCATACCGAATCGCTACCAGGCTCATTACCTTGGGTCCACCATTTGGCTTGATAAACGAAACTGTTATGGCTAACCGTTTCGTTGGTATAAGTTTCGTTGGTATAAATAGTTGAGGCATCCCAAGCCGGATACTGCTCAGGGCAAGATCATGAACATTTCTTGTACAACGCAAGGTTAAATTTGACCTGAAGCACGGTCTGTGATCTTATGCTCTTCTTTTGGGGAGCGACCATGAATATTAATACCATCAAAGCGCATTTCAGTATCATCCGTGACAAACGGCAAAGTGCAAAAGTTGATTATCCTCTGTTTGATATTTTGTTTGGGTCTATCTGTGCCGTGATAGCCGGAGGTCAAGGCTGGACTGACATTCGTGAATATGTTCTTGGCCACCATGAGTGGTTTCTTAAACAGGGGCTGTTTGAAAACGGTGTGCCTGTCGACGATACCTTTGCTCGTTTGATTGCAAATATTGATCCTGCCGAGTTTCGCGACTGCTTCCTGGGTTGGATGAATGCGGTACATACCATGACGTTTGGTGAGGTGGTTGCCATCGATGGCAAGACTTTGCGCGGCTCCTACGATAGAGACGACAGGCAAAGCACCATCCATATGGT
The Vibrio navarrensis DNA segment above includes these coding regions:
- a CDS encoding ISAs1 family transposase; amino-acid sequence: MNINTIKAHFSIIRDKRQSAKVDYPLFDILFGSICAVIAGGQGWTDIREYVLGHHEWFLKQGLFENGVPVDDTFARLIANIDPAEFRDCFLGWMNAVHTMTFGEVVAIDGKTLRGSYDRDDRQSTIHMVSAYASANQMVLGQLKTNNKSNEITAIPELIKMLDLRGAIVTIDAMACQTKIAKAITSKGGDYLLAVKGNQGKLSAAIQTAFAPHRHAPIDKTTYQIEKQKGRVEARTCHVLKASELEGDFSTWSGLTSIVMVENYRVAKGKAPKLEYRYYISSADLTAEQAGNAIRAHWGIESMHWILDVSMREDACQIYRQNAAENLAGLRHMALNMLRAEPSKISVPMKQKRCMMNPGFLEQVLVAGFKSMTKF
- a CDS encoding Dabb family protein, whose protein sequence is MKYLLLALILPFSVSAHIIDVNNDAEFSSHPQMIEKEKYAETTDPEYKTALTRHVVFFDLKDSVTESQREEIIHRFLELRNSTRYGKLYIHNIEVGHGNISREGVGKGYDVSFIVSFLSQGDLNYYVGQPAISDPKFYDPMHQAFKEFVGPFLKVKKNPDGSDNVGVLVFDYQLTSVD
- a CDS encoding carbohydrate-binding protein, which translates into the protein MYTNETYTNETVSHNSFVYQAKWWTQGNEPGSDSVWVNIGPAACH